The following nucleotide sequence is from Lysobacter panacisoli.
CGTTCGGCGTCACCTTCGGAGATCGACGCGGCGTCGAGCAGCATGATGGGCATCAGGTCTGCGGTCGCCTGCTGGGCGTAGATCGGCCCGGCGAAACCGCGTTTGACCAGCAGCGGCACGCGACCGATGTGGTCGATGTGCGCGTGGCTGATCACCAGCGCGTCGATCGCGGCCGGTTCGAACGGGAACGGCTCGCTGTTGCGACGCTCGGCCTCCGGGCTGCCCTGGATCATCCCGCAGTCCAGCAGCAGCCGCCCGCCGGCGGCCTCGACTTCGTGCAGCGAACCGGTGACCTCGCCGGCCGCTCCGTGGAAATGCACCCGCATGCCGCCCCTATGCCAAGAGTGGTGGTGCGACGAACGTAGCACGCCGGCCACCGCGCTCCGTGACCTTCGACACCCCCGTCCGCCCCACGGGATGTCTAAGGTGGGCGGTCCGCCTGATCGCCACACCCGCACGCCCGGAGCCCGTTTCCATGAGCAAGCCGCACGTCCTGCTTCTGTCCCTCGCCGTATCCGCCGGCATCGCCGCACTCGCGGCCCACGCCGCACCGGGCGGATCGCCAACCCCGTCGCTGGACTCGAGCAAGCTGCCCGCGCCGAACCGCTTCCTCGCCGCCGACATCGACCGCTCGCTCGATGCCTGCCAGGACTTCGGCGCGTACATCAACCAGAAGTGGCGCACGGCCAATCCGATCCCGGGCGACCGCGTGACCTGGGGTTCGTTCGAGATGCTCGACGAGCGCTCCAATGCGATCCAGCACCAGCTCGCCGAGCAGGCCGCGGCCAATCCGAACGCCACCGGTGTCGAGCGGATCGTCGGCGATTTCTTCGCCACCGGCATGGACGTGGAACTGGCCAACCGTCTCGGCCTGTCGCCGCTGAAGCCGCAGCTCGATGCCATCGCCGCGATCAAGGATCGCGATGGCCTTACCGATTACCTGCGCCGCAGCGCGGCCGACGGCAACAACGTGCTGTTCGGTTTCTCCTCGGGTCCGGACTTCAAGGATTCGATGAGCAACATCGCCTTCGCGATGCAGGGCGGCCTCGGCCTGCCCGACCGCACCTACTACACCGACGCCGGCAAGGCGAAGGAACTGGCCGCCTACCAGGCCCACGCCGCGAAGGTGCTGGAACTGGGCGGCGTGCCCGCCGCCGACGCGGCGAAGCAGGCCGCCGACATCGTCGCCTTCGAAACGCGCCTGGCGAAGGTGTCGAAGTCGCGCGTGGAGCTCTCGCGCGATGCGGAACTGCGCTACAACCCGGTCACGCTGTCGCAGGCCAACATGCTGACGCCGAACTTCGACTGGACGAAGTTCTTCGCCTCGCAGGGCGTCGCCGCGCCGTCGAAGTTCTCTCTCGCCATCCCCGCCTTCCACCAGGAAGTAAGCGCGATGCTCGCGCAGGTGCCGCTGGCGCAGTGGAAGAGCTACCTGACCTTCCGCAACATCGACCGCGCCTCGCCGTATTTGTCCGACGCGTTCGTGCAGGAGAACTACGCGTTCTACGGCAAGACCCTGCGCGGCCAGCAGGAGATCAAGCCGCGCTGGAAGCTCACCCTCGACACGCTCAACGGCCAGGCCGGCGAAGCGCTGGGCCAGATGTACGTCAAGGCCGCGTTCCCGGCCGAATCCAAGGCGCGCATGGAAACGCTGGTCGGCAACCTGCGTGTCGCGCTCAAGCATCGCCTCGAGAACCTGGCGTGGATGAGCCCGGAAACCAAGCAGAAGGCGCTGGAGAAGTGGGCCGCCTTCACGCCGAAGATCGGCTACCCCGACAAGTGGCGCGACTGGACGGGCCTGGAAACGACGCGCGCCAGCTACATCGGCAACGTGCAGGCCGCCAACGCGTTCAACTACCGCTGGAACATCGGCAAGATCGGCAAGCGCGTCGATCGCACCGAATGGGGCATGAGCCCGCAGACGGTGAACGCGTACTACCGCTCCAGCGCCAACGAGATCGTGTTCCCGGCCGCGATCCTGCAGCCGCCGTTCTTCGATCCCAAGGCCGACGACGCGCTCAACTACGGTGGCATCGGCGCGGTGATCGGCCACGAAATGATCCACGGCTACGACGACCAGGGCAGCCGCTTCGGGCCGACCGGCAACTTCGAGAACTGGTGGACGGAAGCCGACGCAGCCGGTTTCAAGAAGCTCACCGATCAGCTGGTCGCGCAGTTCAACGAGTACGAGGCCGCACCGGGCAAGCACGTCAACGGCAAGCTGACGCTGGGCGAAAACATCGCCGACCTCGGCGGCCTGGCCGTCGCGTACGACGCGCTGCAGACCGCCAGCGCGGGCAAGCGCGATCCGAAGACCGACGGCCTGACCCGCGACCAGCGCTTCTACGCGAACTGGGCAACCGTGTGGCGCCGCAACTTCACGCCACAGGAACTCGACGTGCGCCTGACCACCGACTCGCACGCGCCGGCGAATTTCCGCGCGATCGGCGCGCCGTCCAACCTCGCCAGCTTCGCCGGCAGCTATTCGTGCAAGACCGGTCAGCCGATGGTGCGCGACGGCGACAAGCAGATCGTCATCTGGTGATGGATGCGAACCGCGCGCATGACGGCGGTTGCCGTTTCATGCGCGCGGCTCACCGCATCGCTCACAGCGGCGGAGCCGTGCGCTCCTCGCGCACCACCACGGTGCCGTCGGGGCGCACGTCGCGGTAGACCACCGTCTCGCCCTGGCGCGGGAAATCGCGGTACGCGGCGAGCAGGTCGAGGTTCTGTTTCTCGATGACTTCCAGGTTGCGCACGATGCGGCGCAACAGGCCCTTGATGCCGAACACCGCGAACGGGACGAGTATCCACAGGATCGACAGGATCAGGCCGAACGCGAACAGGCACATCCACAGGAAGGTGTTGGCGCTGTAGGCCGCGTTGGCGACAGTGCTGGTGTCCATGCAGGCTCCATCACTAGGAGGAGTCCGCAGTCTTCGCAGGCACGCGTGAGTTCCGCGTGCAGCACGGCGTGATCGAGTCGTGAGTGCGCGTTCGCGTTCGACTGCGATTCAGAGCGAACGCGCGTCAGCCCGCGTCGAGCGCACGCAGCGCGTCGCGGATCTCGTGTTCGCCAGACGGACGCACGACGCGCGCGACTTCGGCGCCATCGCGCAACACGATCAACGTCGGCCACAGCTTCACGCGATACGAACGCCCGAGCGGACGACCGGGGCCGTCTTCGACCTTGAGGTGGCGGATGTCGTCGCGCGGCGCGAGCACGGCTTCGATCGACGGCTGCGCGCCGGTGCAGTAGCCGCACCAGCCGGTACCGAACTCGAGCACCGCCGCGCCGCGCCAGGCATCGACGTCGGCGCGCGCGGGTTCGTCGGTGGTGTAGGTTCGGGTGAAGGTCATCGCACGATCGTCGCGGTCCGGGCCTGCGTGCAGTGCAAGCAGACCCGAGGGCGCGTCATTTCTTCGTGACGTCCGCGAGCGGGCGCACGTACTGCAGCAGGCTGACCAGCACCTTGCCCGGCTCTTCCCACTGGATCATGTGCGATGAGCGCTCGAACCACACGCCCTGCTTGTACGGCGCCTTCACCTGCGCCAGCCACGCAGCGGTCGGTTCCGACGGGGTGGTGTAGTCGTGGCGACCCATGAAGATCACCAGCGGGATCGGGAATTCGCGCACGCCCGACATGTCGGTCTCGAGGAACTCCGGCAGGATCCGGCCGAGCGTGAACATGTTGCCCTCGTCGATCGCGCAGCGATCCTTGTCCTCGTACTCCGGCGACAGCTTGGGCGCCTGGTAGAAGTAGTACGCCGACTCGTCGCGGAACGCGGTCATGCCGCCGTAGTGCTGCGCCCAGATGCGCGCGGTGACGATCCGGTCGCGGGTGATCGGCTTGTCGCCCGGGTACGGCGCGATCGCTTCCAGCTCGCGCACGGCTTTTTCGTTCTTGTGAGCCTTCGCCTGCGCGAGTGCGTAATCGAAGCTGACGCGCTCGTTCTCGCGCACGTCGACGACCTGGCCGATGCCGACGTAGGCATGGAAGAGGTCCGGACGCTTCAGCGCGGCCTGCATGCCGATCAGCGTGCCCCAGCTGTGGCCCATCAAAATCACCTTGTCCTTGCCCAGGCGCTTGCGCACGTGCTCGGCCATCGCGATCACGTCGTCGACGTAGTTGGCGATGTGGATGGTGTTCTCGATGGACGCCGGATCGGTTTCTCCGAAGGTCTTGCCGGCAGCGCGCTGGTCGTACGTCACCATCGTGAAGTACTCCTCGAGCGGGCGCTGGAACTGCCACGTCGTCGGCATCAATGGCGAGGCCGGCCCGCCGTGCACGAACAGGATCGCCGGATTGGCCTTGTCCTGGCCGCGGATGCTGACCCACTGCTCGATGCCGCCGATGCGGGTCTTGTAGCTTTCCTGGATGCCGCCCGGGGCGACGATGCGGCCGAGGTCGGCGACGATCTTTCGCGCCGGCTCGTAGGCGCTGGTGTCGCGGCAGGTCTGGGCGGAGGCGGTGGTGCAGGCGCCGGCGATGAGCAGGCAGGCAAGCAGAATTTTTCTCACTTCAGGTCCTTGTGAACTGCGAAAAAGTCGGCGGAGCTTAGGAACGTGCTCCGTCAGGCACAAGAGATACCCGTCGGGCTTTTACGGTTGCGTCCGAGTGCATCAGCCCCGCCAGCAAGCCTCCAGGCATGCCGTTGTCCCACCCGGGTCTGCATTGCCGATTCGGGCGGATCGACCCGGCCCTGTGCGACCAGCCTCCGGACCGCTCTTCCCGCCCGGTCAATGTGACCTTCGACACCCTCCCCCCGGGACAATCGAAGCTAATGTCGCCCGATGCCCCGTTCCGGGGCCTGTTCGAACTGTCCAACGCCGTCACGGCCGGAGCCCTCTGTGAGCCTCAATAAACCGCAAGTCCTCGTGTTGTCCCTGGCCGTCGCCGCCTCGCTGGCCGCGTGCGCCAAGAAGGAAGAAGCCGCCCCGGCCGCCGATACGGCCAAGGCCGACCAGCCGGCCGCCTACACACTCGACGAGAGCAAGCTGCCCGGCGTGAACCGCTTCGTCGCCAGCGACCTGGATGCGAGCAAGAACGCGTGCGAGGACTTCGACGGTTACGTCAACGGCAAGTGGCTGGCCGCCAACGCCATCCCGGGCGACCGCACCTCGTGGGGCGCGTTCGAGATGCTCGATGAGCGCTCCACCGCCGTGCAGCGCCAGCTCGCCGAGCAGGCCGGCGCCGACACCAAGGCCACGGGCGTGCAGAAGATCGTCGGCGACCTCTGGGCGACCGGCATGGACGCGGCCAAGATCAACCAGCAGGGCATCGCCCCGCTGAAGGCGCAGCTCGACGCGATCGCCGCGCTCGACAGCCAGGAGAAGATCGCCGACTACCTGCGCACCAGCGCGGCCAAGGGCGAGAACGTGCTGTTCGACTTCGGCCCGGACGCCGACTTCAAGGATTCCAACGTCAACATCGCTTACGCCTCGCAGGCCGGCCTGGGCCTGCCGGACAAGCCGTACTACTTCGACGCCGACAAGAAGGACAAGTTGGCCGCGTACGAACAGCACGTCGCCAAGGTGCTGGAGCTGAGTGGGGTCCCGGCGGCCGACGCTGCCAAGCAGGCCAAGGACGTGATCGCGTTCGAGACCCGCCTGGCCAAGGCATCGACCGAGAAGAAGGAACTGCAGCGCGACGTGTCGCTGTACTACAACCCGATCAGCCCGGCCGACGCCGACAAGCTGGCGCCGAACTTCCCGTGGACCAAGTTCTTCGAATCGCAGGGCGTGGCCACGCCGGCCATGTTCTCGCTCGCCATGCCCAAGTTCCACCAGGAAGTCAGCGCGATGCTGGCCGACGTGCCGGCGGCGCAGTGGCAGTCGTACCTGCGCTTCCACACGGTCGACGAGGCCTCGCCGTTCCTGTCGGACGCGTTCGTCGAAGAGAACTTCAACTTCTACAGCAAGACCCTGCGCGGCCAGAAGGAAATGAAGGAGCGCGGCAAGCGCGTGCTGGCGGCCATTCGCGGCACCGCCGGCGAGGCGATGGGCGAGATGTACGTGCAGGTCGCCTTCCCGGCCGAGTCCAAGGTGCGCAT
It contains:
- a CDS encoding M13 family metallopeptidase → MSKPHVLLLSLAVSAGIAALAAHAAPGGSPTPSLDSSKLPAPNRFLAADIDRSLDACQDFGAYINQKWRTANPIPGDRVTWGSFEMLDERSNAIQHQLAEQAAANPNATGVERIVGDFFATGMDVELANRLGLSPLKPQLDAIAAIKDRDGLTDYLRRSAADGNNVLFGFSSGPDFKDSMSNIAFAMQGGLGLPDRTYYTDAGKAKELAAYQAHAAKVLELGGVPAADAAKQAADIVAFETRLAKVSKSRVELSRDAELRYNPVTLSQANMLTPNFDWTKFFASQGVAAPSKFSLAIPAFHQEVSAMLAQVPLAQWKSYLTFRNIDRASPYLSDAFVQENYAFYGKTLRGQQEIKPRWKLTLDTLNGQAGEALGQMYVKAAFPAESKARMETLVGNLRVALKHRLENLAWMSPETKQKALEKWAAFTPKIGYPDKWRDWTGLETTRASYIGNVQAANAFNYRWNIGKIGKRVDRTEWGMSPQTVNAYYRSSANEIVFPAAILQPPFFDPKADDALNYGGIGAVIGHEMIHGYDDQGSRFGPTGNFENWWTEADAAGFKKLTDQLVAQFNEYEAAPGKHVNGKLTLGENIADLGGLAVAYDALQTASAGKRDPKTDGLTRDQRFYANWATVWRRNFTPQELDVRLTTDSHAPANFRAIGAPSNLASFAGSYSCKTGQPMVRDGDKQIVIW
- a CDS encoding thioredoxin family protein, which gives rise to MTFTRTYTTDEPARADVDAWRGAAVLEFGTGWCGYCTGAQPSIEAVLAPRDDIRHLKVEDGPGRPLGRSYRVKLWPTLIVLRDGAEVARVVRPSGEHEIRDALRALDAG
- a CDS encoding alpha/beta fold hydrolase translates to MRKILLACLLIAGACTTASAQTCRDTSAYEPARKIVADLGRIVAPGGIQESYKTRIGGIEQWVSIRGQDKANPAILFVHGGPASPLMPTTWQFQRPLEEYFTMVTYDQRAAGKTFGETDPASIENTIHIANYVDDVIAMAEHVRKRLGKDKVILMGHSWGTLIGMQAALKRPDLFHAYVGIGQVVDVRENERVSFDYALAQAKAHKNEKAVRELEAIAPYPGDKPITRDRIVTARIWAQHYGGMTAFRDESAYYFYQAPKLSPEYEDKDRCAIDEGNMFTLGRILPEFLETDMSGVREFPIPLVIFMGRHDYTTPSEPTAAWLAQVKAPYKQGVWFERSSHMIQWEEPGKVLVSLLQYVRPLADVTKK
- a CDS encoding M13 family metallopeptidase, producing MPRSGACSNCPTPSRPEPSVSLNKPQVLVLSLAVAASLAACAKKEEAAPAADTAKADQPAAYTLDESKLPGVNRFVASDLDASKNACEDFDGYVNGKWLAANAIPGDRTSWGAFEMLDERSTAVQRQLAEQAGADTKATGVQKIVGDLWATGMDAAKINQQGIAPLKAQLDAIAALDSQEKIADYLRTSAAKGENVLFDFGPDADFKDSNVNIAYASQAGLGLPDKPYYFDADKKDKLAAYEQHVAKVLELSGVPAADAAKQAKDVIAFETRLAKASTEKKELQRDVSLYYNPISPADADKLAPNFPWTKFFESQGVATPAMFSLAMPKFHQEVSAMLADVPAAQWQSYLRFHTVDEASPFLSDAFVEENFNFYSKTLRGQKEMKERGKRVLAAIRGTAGEAMGEMYVQVAFPAESKVRMQELVKNLSEALKARIEHLAWMGDDTKKKAMEKWAAFTPKIGYPDKWRDWTGLATSRDSYIGNVLAANEFNYKWELGKIGKPVDRTEWGMPPQTVNAYYNPSRNEIVFPAAILQPPFFDPKADDATNYGGIGAVIGHEMTHGYDDQGSRFGPSGNFENWWTEADAKGFSGRTDKLVAQFNGYEAAPGLKVKGDLTLGENIADLGGLATAYDAMKKATEGKPDPMTDGLTRDQHFFLNWGTVWRRNFTPDELKLRVNTDEHAPSNFRAVGAPSNLPAFAAAFSCKPGQPMVREGDKQVVIW